From one Catharus ustulatus isolate bCatUst1 chromosome 1, bCatUst1.pri.v2, whole genome shotgun sequence genomic stretch:
- the ARL4A gene encoding ADP-ribosylation factor-like protein 4A has product MGNGLSDQTPILSSLPSFQSFHIVILGLDCAGKTTVLYRLQFNEFVNTVPTKGFNTEKIKVTLGNSKTVTFHFWDVGGQEKLRPLWKSYTRCTDGIVFVVDSVDVERMEEAKTELHKITRISENQGVPVLIIANKQDLRNSLSLSEIEKMLAMSELSSSTPWHLQPTCAIIGDGLKEGLEKLHDMIIKRRKMLRQQKKKR; this is encoded by the coding sequence ATGGGGAATGGACTCTCGGACCAGACGCCGATCCTCTCCAGCCTGCCTTCCTTCCAGAGCTTTCACATCGTCATCCTGGGGCTGGACTGCGCTGGAAAGACAACGGTGCTCTACAGACTGCAGTTCAATGAGTTCGTCAACACTGTCCCCACTAAAGGATTTAATACGGAGAAGATCAAAGTGACGCTGGGCAACTCGAAGACGGTCACTTTCCACTTCTGGGATGTGGGCGGCCAGGAGAAGCTGAGGCCGCTGTGGAAGTCGTACACGAGGTGCACCGATGGCATCGTGTTTGTGGTGGACTCCGTCGACGTTGAGAGGATGGAGGAGGCCAAAACAGAACTTCATAAGATCACTAGGATATCTGAGAATCAAGGAGTGCCTGTCCTTATCATTGCTAACAAGCAGGACCTGAGGAACTCTCTGTCCCTTTCTGAAATCGAGAAAATGTTAGCAATGAGTGAGCTGAGTTCTTCAACACCGTGGCATTTGCAGCCTACCTGTGCAATCATTGGAGACGGACTTAAAGAGGGACTGGAGAAACTACATGATATGATAATTAAGCGAAGGAAAATGTtgaggcagcagaaaaagaagagatga